A single Anopheles maculipalpis chromosome 3RL, idAnoMacuDA_375_x, whole genome shotgun sequence DNA region contains:
- the LOC126564638 gene encoding lysophospholipid acyltransferase 7 has product MKDDIIYLVLLASCIGSGQIYRKFTDPEQKKLIGTGFGLLVVLSVSGFHMLHMLFCYLVSALLIIYASRKICHLVCFGFMFGYLFFFRSLSLLGYDSPPGHTNMIQMILTLKLVGLAFEVNNAYTKGKTIDESKKASNESVAVMSNSDSALLKLDMLDIFHYSFNYVGVLTGPYITFKTYRDAIYLPFSGKADCLGATIEKLKVIPLYAGLFLLVSYIWPLGYATSEEFYEDRSFFYRLMYVWPTFFIFRMRIYTGILLSECVCTMAGVGAYPKLCASKPGHGPSKEEYSVDELTGVEYDFETVRNIDVINTERCWTFREAMKYWNMCVQYWMAMYVYKRFPSKKYRTLATLAVSAIWHGVYAGYYFCICGAPFYLPIEDLYVKLFIKDATGQKRTVLNVLCWISKFFAFSYLGIAFLLLTVDKIWYYYSSVYHFGYVLWIVLYGAGVLIAKQRKAKAKKEAKLAQQETSKQD; this is encoded by the exons ATGAAGGACGATATTATCTATTTGGTGCTGCTTGCTTCGTGCATCGGTTCTGGGCAGATCTATCGAAAGTTCACCGACCCGGAGCAGAAGAAGTTGATCGGTACCGGGTTCGGATTGCTGGTGGTGCTATCCGTCAGCGGGTTCCACATGCTGCACATGCTTTTCTGTTATCTCGTGAGTGCACTGCTGATAATCTATGCTAGCCGAAA AATATGTCATCTCGTGTGCTTTGGGTTTATGTTCGGCTATCTGTTCTTCTTCCGCTCGTTGTCCCTGCTGGGGTACGATTCACCTCCGGGGCATACAAACATGATACAGATGATTCTCACGTTGAAGCTTGTCGGTTTGGCGTTTGAGGTGAACAATGCATACACCAAGGGAAAAACGATCGACGAGTCGAAAAAGGCTTCAAACGAATCTGTGGCTGTGATGAGCAATTCGGATAGCGCCCTGCTAAAGCTTGACATGCTGGACATCTTCCATTACAGTTTCAATTACGTCGGTGTGCTGACCGGTCCGTACATTACTTTCAAAACCTATCGCGATGCAATTTACCTACCCTTCAGCGGGAAAGCGGATTGTCTTGGAGCGACAATAGAAAAGCTGAAAGTTATTCCACTGTACGCTGGACtgtttttgctcgtttcgtACATCTGGCCATTGGGG TACGCCACCAGTGAAGAATTCTACGAAGATAGGTCATTTTTCTACCGGTTGATGTATGTGTGGCCAACGTTTTTCATCTTCCGCATGCGTATCTACACGGGTATACTGCTAAGCGAATGTGTCTGCACGATGGCCGGCGTTGGAGCTTATCCGAAGCTTTGCGCTAGTAAACCAGGCCATGGCCCTAGCAAGGAAGAGTACAGTGTGGATGAATTGACGGGAGTGGAATACGATTTCGAAACGGTACGCAACATTGACGTAATCAACACGGAACGCTGCTGGACGTTCCGGGAAGCCATGAAATACTGGAACATGTGCGTACAGTACTGGATGGCAATGTATGTGTACAAGCGGTTCCCGAGCAAAAAATATCGTACCCTCGCAACGCTGGCCGTATCCGCAATCTGGCACGGTGTGTACGCCGGCTACTATTTCTGCATATGCGGTGCCCCATTCTATCTACCTATCGAGGATCTTTACGTGAAGCTGTTCATCAAGGATGCTACCGGCCAGAAGCGCACAGTACTGAATGTACTCTGTTGGATCTCAAAGTTTTTCGCCTTCTCGTACCTGGGTATAGCGTTTTTGCTACTAACGGTTGACAAAATCTGGTACTACTATAGCTCCGTGTACCATTTTGGGTACGTGCTGTGGATTGTACTGTATGGGGCGGGCGTATTGATAGCTAAGCAACGAAAagccaaagcaaaaaaggaggCTAAACTAGCACAGCAGGAAACTAGCAAGCAGGACTGA
- the LOC126564551 gene encoding RING finger and CHY zinc finger domain-containing protein 1 — translation MDDKKPIPTPAGGNATATVSSSAEQDENEKRVGCAHYKRRAKFVTPCCNKFYMCRYCHDENETHFFNRKTVTELICTECDTRQRVQAECEKCGVRFGRYTCLVCNLFDDEDRNQYHCDGCGICRVGGRGRFFHCEVCNMCLPLQLKFDGHRCVENVSRSNCPVCLDDIHTSRIPCHIPDCGHLLHRTCFEELLSSGHYACPTCQTSMMDMNQLWVYLDAEVAATPMPKEYANYFVDILCKDCHKESTVKFHVVGLKCTHCGAYNTCRTKTRSINGCNSSATGTGSSSSSTGGESSTAPSGAASNTNASETTSWIRMVPLSMVESDDSAIDDSAIDDSEDERLVDRLDAYFHHVVHGDDDGASTSAASSASSSNSSSSAPSSSSTMVSTNTGSVDVVQHAAPRLTNGSTSNGNRSDATRRSSSAGGLSRPPNNGVQASSSRSSSSNGTTNNGPVVLCTDGRRRSYGRTETAGSSRSSAATHDEDRSSFDNNSKSNDNDGAPEM, via the exons atgGATGACAAGAAACCAATTCCAACACCTGCCGGTGGCAATGCAACGGCCACCGTATCATCATCCGCCGAACAGGACGAAAACGAAAAGCGTGTCGGGTGTGCGCACTACAAACGACGGGCAAAATTTGTG ACACCATGCTGTAACAAATTTTACATGTGTCGGTACTGCCACGACGAGAACGAGACACACTTCTTCAACCGGAAAACGGTGACAGAACTGATCTGTACCGAGTGTGACACCCGGCAACGTGTGCAGGCCGAATGTGAAAAGTGTGGCGTACGGTTCGGGCGG TACACTTGCCTGGTTTGTAATCTGTTTGACGACGAGGACCGTAATCAGTATCACTGTGATGGGTGCGGAATCTGCCGCGTCGGTGGCCGTGGACGATTCTTTCACTGTGAGGTTTGCAACATGTGCTTACCGCTGCAGCTAAAATTCGACGGACATAGG TGTGTGGAAAATGTGTCCCGTTCGAACTGTCCCGTGTGTCTGGATGATATTCACACTTCGCGTATTCCATGTCACATTCCTGACTGTGGACATTTACTACATCGGACATGCTTCGAAGAATTG ctttCGTCCGGCCATTATGCTTGCCCCACCTGCCAGACGTCGATGATGGATATGAACCAGCTGTGGGTGTATCTGGACGCGGAGGTGGCCGCCACACCCATGCCAAAGGAATACGCAAACTATTTCGTCGACATTCTGTGCAAAGACTGTCACAAG GAGTCAACGGTAAAGTTTCACGTGGTCGGATTAAAGTGTACACACTGCGGTGCATACAATACCTGCCGAACGAAAACGAGAAGCATAAATGGATGTAACAGTAGTGCTACCGGGAcaggtagtagtagtagtagcacaGGTGGAGAAAGTAGTACAGCACCAAGTGGCGCGGCATCAAACACCAATGCTTCCGAAACGACTTCCTGGATAAGGATGGTGCCACTGTCAATGGTTGAGTCGGATGATAGCGCCATCGATGACAGTGCAATTGACGATAGTGAAGATG AACGACTCGTCGATCGTCTTGATGCGTATTTCCACCATGTAGTGCACGGTGATGACGACGGCGCCAGTACATCGGCCGCTTCTTCCGCTTCCTCCTCGAACTCTTCGTCTTCCGCTCCGTCCTCCTCCTCGACAATGGTAAGCACCAACACGGGATCGGTAGACGTGGTCCAGCACGCAGCACCACGGCTAACCAACGGCAGTACCAGTAATGGCAACCGAAGTGACGCTACACGCCGTTCATCCAGTGCCGGTGGATTATCCCGTCCACCAAACAATGGTGTACAGGCGAGCAGTAGTAGAAGCAGTAGTAGTAACGGCACCACCAACAATGGCCCCGTAGTACTGTGTACCGACGGACGGCGAAGAAGCTATGGACGGACGGAGACGGCCGGTTCGTCCAGGTCTTCCGCCGCAACCCACGACGAAGATCGTTCCTCGTTCGataataatagcaaaagtaatgataatgatggcgCACCAGAAATGTGA